In Populus nigra chromosome 1, ddPopNigr1.1, whole genome shotgun sequence, one genomic interval encodes:
- the LOC133696852 gene encoding disease resistance protein RPV1-like isoform X1, whose translation MAAMIDWKACSSIRQHAYDVFLSFRGADCRKNFTDHLYTALKWAGIRTFRDDDEIKGGEHIGFKITKAIQESKMSLVVFSRDYASSKWCLEELLMIMKCRETIGHIVLPVFYEVDPDDVSMQTGVFTEAFASHEKNFMDNIDMEEWREALRKVADLKGPVLRDRYEAQFIQDIVKEVGKKLNRMILHVPPYLVGIESRVKEISSWLQDGSDKVGIAILHGFGGVGKTTIAKTVFNQNFHEFDSWSFLRDVRETSNQPNGLVRLQRRLHSDILKGEPQKIYNVDEGNIKIQNALVNKRVLVVLDDVDHLDQLDKVIGDRNQLYQGSKIIVTARHGCLLKSHEACEKFGVDALCYDESLQLFSWHAFGQALPNEGYEEFSQKIVHHCAGIPLVLEVLGSSLSGQSIDFWKRASQEPEAIDGDGKIQKILKISYDSLRDERDKNLFLDIACFFIGNDKDYVRRILECCRFYRTLGIQKLIDSCLITVDKDNKLMMHQLLRDMGREIVRQESPEDLGKRTRLWHHDDALDMLEKNMQGTETVKSLILDQQLLNTENEVHLEAEAFTKMRNLKLLHFNNVKLSGGYVNFPKSLVWLCWHGFSLNCLPNDLFLKDLVVLDLCNSSLKQVWNGIREFRRLKILDLSHSLCLVTTPDFSGLQSLEILLLEGCISLVEVHYSIGNLKRLVFINLKDCKKLRKLPSEMSELKSLQELNLSGCFNLEEIPEQVGKLSSEMVLHADGMSIKTLLAYFRNLWPWESSRKSLLSATFTLSFLPDSLIKLTVSDCNLEDLDILDLSRLRSLEYLDLSGNPICNLPDSMNSLTMLKSLLLHRCTRLQSLPELPESLMRLIASNYGSSERITNLQNLLGPLEVDTFNHHKLIEGRGVFKLEPVRNLVVEMIKMVHLFNLASVGNIEVTGSNVVTSTQRKLSVQVFHDCGTSSIFLPGSDVPDWFYVRTESCQTTFYLPPSFGCEICGLNICVAYACITPEVVFDKPYYAKIRIETEGLLWEYTPEFFGFPEASEDMLWLCHWKFKDWFKAGDAVQFSVAMAPYFQMKRCGIRPLYEQQDDDDDDDDVESNSGEIVQGTSRRCRTLTDRDLIAYKRDATYDLHHYDTLINSLKNQSEL comes from the exons ATGGCTGCTATGATAGACTGGAAAGCCTGTTCTTCAATCCGTCAGCACGCTTATGATGTGTTCTTGAGTTTCAGAGGCGCAGATTGTCGCAAGAACTTTACTGATCACCTCTATACGGCTTTGAAATGGGCTGGAATTCGTACATTTAGAGATGACGATGAAATCAAGGGAGGAGAGCATATtggttttaaaataacaaaagcaaTACAAGAGTCGAAAATGTCACTGGTGGTGTTTTCAAGAGACTATGCTTCTTCGAAATGGTGTCTGGAAGAGCTATTGATGATTATGAAATGTAGAGAAACTATTGGCCACATTGTTCTGCCAGTTTTTTATGAAGTTGATCCAGATGATGTCTCAATGCAGACTGGTGTTTTTACTGAGGCATTTGCTAGCCATGAAAAAAACTTCATGGACAATATAGACATGGAGGAATGGAGGGAGGCTCTTAGAAAAGTTGCAGATCTGAAAGGACCTGTTCTACGTGATAG GTACGAGGCACAATTTATTCAAGATATTGTCAAAGAAGTTGGAAAGAAATTGAACCGCATGATATTGCATGTTCCCCCATATTTAGTTGGAATTGAGTCTCGTGTAAAAGAAATTAGCTCATGGTTACAAGATGGGTCAGATAAGGTTGGCATAGCAATACTCCATGGGTTTGGTGGAGTTGGGAAGACAACCATTGCTAAGACTGTTTTTAACCAGAACTTTCACGAATTTGATAGTTGGAGCTTTCTTAGAGATGTCAGAGAAACTTCAAATCAGCCAAATGGGTTGGTAAGATTACAAAGACGGCTTCATTCAGATATCCTGAAGGGAGAACCACAGAAGATATACAACGTAGATGAAGGAAATATCAAGATCCAAAATGCTTTAGTAAATAAAAGAGTTCTTGTTGTTCTTGATGACGTGGATCACTTGGACCAATTAGATAAAGTTATTGGAGACCGGAATCAGCTTTACCAGGGAAGTAAAATCATTGTAACTGCTAGACATGGATGCTTGCTAAAGTCTCATGAAGCTTGTGAAAAGTTTGGAGTTGATGCTCTTTGTTATGATGAATCACTTCAGCTTTTCAGCTGGCATGCCTTTGGGCAAGCACTTCCTAATGAAGGTTATGAAGAGTTCTCTCAGAAAATAGTGCATCATTGTGCTGGGATTCCGCTAGTTCTTGAAGTTCTGGGTTCTTCTCTCTCTGGACAAAGTATAGATTTTTGGAAAAGAGCATCACAAGAACCTGAAGCCATTGATGGTGATGGAAAAATACAGAAGATTCTTAAGATAAGTTATGACTCTCTACGGGATGAACGTGACAAAAACTTATTCCTTGATATAGCTTGTTTCTTCATTGGAAATGACAAAGATTACGTGAGAAGAATCCTCGAGTGCTGTCGTTTCTATAGAACACTTGGTATTCAGAAACTCATTGATAGCTGTCTTATAACAGttgataaagataataaatTGATGATGCATCAATTGCTTAGAGACATGGGGAGAGAAATTGTCCGTCAAGAATCACCCGAGGACCTTGGGAAACGTACAAGACTATGGCATCATGATGATGCACTTGACATGCTGGAAAAAAATATG caggGAACAGAAACAGTAAAGAGTCTCATCCTTGATCAGCAGCTACTAAATACAGAAAATGAGGTGCACTTGGAAGCTGAAGCATTTACTAAAATGCGGAATCTAAAATTGCTACACTTCAATAATGTAAAGCTCAGTGGCGGATATGTAAATTTTCCAAAAAGTTTGGTGTGGCTGTGCTGGCATGGATTCTCTTTGAATTGCTTACCGAATGATCTTTTCCTGAAGGATCTGGTTGTTCTTGACCTGTGTAATAGCAGTCTAAAACAAGTTTGGAACGGAATCCGG GAATTTCGGAGGTTGAAAATCCTTGATCTCAGCCATTCCCTTTGTCTTGTTACAACCCCTGACTTCTCAGGACTCCAAAGTCTTGAAATATTGTTACTTGAAGGGTGCATAAGTTTGGTTGAGGTTCactattcaattggaaaccttAAGAGGCTTGTTTTTATAAATCTAAAGGATTGCAAAAAGCTTCGGAAGCTCCCAAGTGAAATGAGTGAGTTGAAATCACTTCAGGAACTTAATTTGTCTGGTTGCTTCAATCTTGAAGAGATACCTGAGCAGGTGGGGAAGTTGAGTTCTGAAATGGTGCTTCATGCAGATGGAATGTCAATAAAAACATTGCTAGCATATTTTCGAAACTTGTGGCCCTGGGAATCATCTAGAAAGAGCTTGTTATCTGCCACTTTTACTTTGTCGTTTTTACCAGACTCTTTGATAAAGTTAACTGTTTCTGACTGCAATCTAGAAGATCTTGATATTCTTGATCTTAGCAGGCTGCGTTCTTTAGAATATTTAGATCTTAGTGGAAACCCCATTTGTAACCTGCCAGATAGCATGAACAGTCTCACTATGCTCAAGTCCCTTCTGTTACATCGGTGCACAAGGCTCCAATCACTTCCAGAGCTACCAGAAAGTTTAATGAGATTAATAGCAAGCAATTATGGATCTTCGGAAAGAATTACTAATCTCCAAAACTTGTTGGGACCATTAGAAGTGGATACTTTTAATCATCATAAACTGATTGAGGGTCGAGGTGTTTTCAAGTTGGAACCAGTAAGAAATTTGGTTGTAGAGATGATCAAGATGGTGCACTTGTTCAATTTGGCATCTGTAGGAAATATTGAAGTGACTGGGTCCAATGTTGTGACATCAACTCAGAGAAAGCTTTCCGTCCAG GTATTTCATGACTGTGGCACAAGTAGCATCTTTCTTCCAGGGAGCGATGTTCCTGATTGGTTCTATGTTCGTACTGAGAGTTGTCAAACAACATTTTATTTGCCTCCAAGTTTTGGTTGCGAAATCTGTGGCTTAAATATATGTGTTGCATATGCATGCATTACCCCTGAAGTTGTTTTCGATAAACCTTATTATGCCAAAATTAGAATCGAGACTGAGGGACTACTTTGGGAATATACGCCAGAATTCTTTGGATTTCCAGAAGCCAGTGAGGATATGTTGTGGTTATGCCATTGGAAGTTTAAGGATTGGTTTAAAGCTGGAGATGCAGTGCAGTTTTCAGTGGCAATGGCTCCATATTTTCAGATGAAGAGGTGCGGTATCCGTCCTCTGTATGAACAgcaagatgatgatgatgatgatgatgatgttgaatCAAACTCTGGAGAAATAGTCCAGGGCACCTCTCGTCGGTGCAGAACTCTCACTGATAGAGATTTAATAGCATACAAGCGGGACGCAACATATGATCTTCACCATTATGACACACTTATAAATAGTCTTAAGAATCAATCAGAACTCTGA
- the LOC133696852 gene encoding disease resistance protein RPV1-like isoform X2 produces the protein MAAMIDWKACSSIRQHAYDVFLSFRGADCRKNFTDHLYTALKWAGIRTFRDDDEIKGGEHIGFKITKAIQESKMSLVVFSRDYASSKWCLEELLMIMKCRETIGHIVLPVFYEVDPDDVSMQTGVFTEAFASHEKNFMDNIDMEEWREALRKVADLKGPVLRDRYEAQFIQDIVKEVGKKLNRMILHVPPYLVGIESRVKEISSWLQDGSDKVGIAILHGFGGVGKTTIAKTVFNQNFHEFDSWSFLRDVRETSNQPNGLVRLQRRLHSDILKGEPQKIYNVDEGNIKIQNALVNKRVLVVLDDVDHLDQLDKVIGDRNQLYQGSKIIVTARHGCLLKSHEACEKFGVDALCYDESLQLFSWHAFGQALPNEGYEEFSQKIVHHCAGIPLVLEVLGSSLSGQSIDFWKRASQEPEAIDGDGKIQKILKISYDSLRDERDKNLFLDIACFFIGNDKDYVRRILECCRFYRTLGIQKLIDSCLITVDKDNKLMMHQLLRDMGREIVRQESPEDLGKRTRLWHHDDALDMLEKNMGTETVKSLILDQQLLNTENEVHLEAEAFTKMRNLKLLHFNNVKLSGGYVNFPKSLVWLCWHGFSLNCLPNDLFLKDLVVLDLCNSSLKQVWNGIREFRRLKILDLSHSLCLVTTPDFSGLQSLEILLLEGCISLVEVHYSIGNLKRLVFINLKDCKKLRKLPSEMSELKSLQELNLSGCFNLEEIPEQVGKLSSEMVLHADGMSIKTLLAYFRNLWPWESSRKSLLSATFTLSFLPDSLIKLTVSDCNLEDLDILDLSRLRSLEYLDLSGNPICNLPDSMNSLTMLKSLLLHRCTRLQSLPELPESLMRLIASNYGSSERITNLQNLLGPLEVDTFNHHKLIEGRGVFKLEPVRNLVVEMIKMVHLFNLASVGNIEVTGSNVVTSTQRKLSVQVFHDCGTSSIFLPGSDVPDWFYVRTESCQTTFYLPPSFGCEICGLNICVAYACITPEVVFDKPYYAKIRIETEGLLWEYTPEFFGFPEASEDMLWLCHWKFKDWFKAGDAVQFSVAMAPYFQMKRCGIRPLYEQQDDDDDDDDVESNSGEIVQGTSRRCRTLTDRDLIAYKRDATYDLHHYDTLINSLKNQSEL, from the exons ATGGCTGCTATGATAGACTGGAAAGCCTGTTCTTCAATCCGTCAGCACGCTTATGATGTGTTCTTGAGTTTCAGAGGCGCAGATTGTCGCAAGAACTTTACTGATCACCTCTATACGGCTTTGAAATGGGCTGGAATTCGTACATTTAGAGATGACGATGAAATCAAGGGAGGAGAGCATATtggttttaaaataacaaaagcaaTACAAGAGTCGAAAATGTCACTGGTGGTGTTTTCAAGAGACTATGCTTCTTCGAAATGGTGTCTGGAAGAGCTATTGATGATTATGAAATGTAGAGAAACTATTGGCCACATTGTTCTGCCAGTTTTTTATGAAGTTGATCCAGATGATGTCTCAATGCAGACTGGTGTTTTTACTGAGGCATTTGCTAGCCATGAAAAAAACTTCATGGACAATATAGACATGGAGGAATGGAGGGAGGCTCTTAGAAAAGTTGCAGATCTGAAAGGACCTGTTCTACGTGATAG GTACGAGGCACAATTTATTCAAGATATTGTCAAAGAAGTTGGAAAGAAATTGAACCGCATGATATTGCATGTTCCCCCATATTTAGTTGGAATTGAGTCTCGTGTAAAAGAAATTAGCTCATGGTTACAAGATGGGTCAGATAAGGTTGGCATAGCAATACTCCATGGGTTTGGTGGAGTTGGGAAGACAACCATTGCTAAGACTGTTTTTAACCAGAACTTTCACGAATTTGATAGTTGGAGCTTTCTTAGAGATGTCAGAGAAACTTCAAATCAGCCAAATGGGTTGGTAAGATTACAAAGACGGCTTCATTCAGATATCCTGAAGGGAGAACCACAGAAGATATACAACGTAGATGAAGGAAATATCAAGATCCAAAATGCTTTAGTAAATAAAAGAGTTCTTGTTGTTCTTGATGACGTGGATCACTTGGACCAATTAGATAAAGTTATTGGAGACCGGAATCAGCTTTACCAGGGAAGTAAAATCATTGTAACTGCTAGACATGGATGCTTGCTAAAGTCTCATGAAGCTTGTGAAAAGTTTGGAGTTGATGCTCTTTGTTATGATGAATCACTTCAGCTTTTCAGCTGGCATGCCTTTGGGCAAGCACTTCCTAATGAAGGTTATGAAGAGTTCTCTCAGAAAATAGTGCATCATTGTGCTGGGATTCCGCTAGTTCTTGAAGTTCTGGGTTCTTCTCTCTCTGGACAAAGTATAGATTTTTGGAAAAGAGCATCACAAGAACCTGAAGCCATTGATGGTGATGGAAAAATACAGAAGATTCTTAAGATAAGTTATGACTCTCTACGGGATGAACGTGACAAAAACTTATTCCTTGATATAGCTTGTTTCTTCATTGGAAATGACAAAGATTACGTGAGAAGAATCCTCGAGTGCTGTCGTTTCTATAGAACACTTGGTATTCAGAAACTCATTGATAGCTGTCTTATAACAGttgataaagataataaatTGATGATGCATCAATTGCTTAGAGACATGGGGAGAGAAATTGTCCGTCAAGAATCACCCGAGGACCTTGGGAAACGTACAAGACTATGGCATCATGATGATGCACTTGACATGCTGGAAAAAAATATG gGAACAGAAACAGTAAAGAGTCTCATCCTTGATCAGCAGCTACTAAATACAGAAAATGAGGTGCACTTGGAAGCTGAAGCATTTACTAAAATGCGGAATCTAAAATTGCTACACTTCAATAATGTAAAGCTCAGTGGCGGATATGTAAATTTTCCAAAAAGTTTGGTGTGGCTGTGCTGGCATGGATTCTCTTTGAATTGCTTACCGAATGATCTTTTCCTGAAGGATCTGGTTGTTCTTGACCTGTGTAATAGCAGTCTAAAACAAGTTTGGAACGGAATCCGG GAATTTCGGAGGTTGAAAATCCTTGATCTCAGCCATTCCCTTTGTCTTGTTACAACCCCTGACTTCTCAGGACTCCAAAGTCTTGAAATATTGTTACTTGAAGGGTGCATAAGTTTGGTTGAGGTTCactattcaattggaaaccttAAGAGGCTTGTTTTTATAAATCTAAAGGATTGCAAAAAGCTTCGGAAGCTCCCAAGTGAAATGAGTGAGTTGAAATCACTTCAGGAACTTAATTTGTCTGGTTGCTTCAATCTTGAAGAGATACCTGAGCAGGTGGGGAAGTTGAGTTCTGAAATGGTGCTTCATGCAGATGGAATGTCAATAAAAACATTGCTAGCATATTTTCGAAACTTGTGGCCCTGGGAATCATCTAGAAAGAGCTTGTTATCTGCCACTTTTACTTTGTCGTTTTTACCAGACTCTTTGATAAAGTTAACTGTTTCTGACTGCAATCTAGAAGATCTTGATATTCTTGATCTTAGCAGGCTGCGTTCTTTAGAATATTTAGATCTTAGTGGAAACCCCATTTGTAACCTGCCAGATAGCATGAACAGTCTCACTATGCTCAAGTCCCTTCTGTTACATCGGTGCACAAGGCTCCAATCACTTCCAGAGCTACCAGAAAGTTTAATGAGATTAATAGCAAGCAATTATGGATCTTCGGAAAGAATTACTAATCTCCAAAACTTGTTGGGACCATTAGAAGTGGATACTTTTAATCATCATAAACTGATTGAGGGTCGAGGTGTTTTCAAGTTGGAACCAGTAAGAAATTTGGTTGTAGAGATGATCAAGATGGTGCACTTGTTCAATTTGGCATCTGTAGGAAATATTGAAGTGACTGGGTCCAATGTTGTGACATCAACTCAGAGAAAGCTTTCCGTCCAG GTATTTCATGACTGTGGCACAAGTAGCATCTTTCTTCCAGGGAGCGATGTTCCTGATTGGTTCTATGTTCGTACTGAGAGTTGTCAAACAACATTTTATTTGCCTCCAAGTTTTGGTTGCGAAATCTGTGGCTTAAATATATGTGTTGCATATGCATGCATTACCCCTGAAGTTGTTTTCGATAAACCTTATTATGCCAAAATTAGAATCGAGACTGAGGGACTACTTTGGGAATATACGCCAGAATTCTTTGGATTTCCAGAAGCCAGTGAGGATATGTTGTGGTTATGCCATTGGAAGTTTAAGGATTGGTTTAAAGCTGGAGATGCAGTGCAGTTTTCAGTGGCAATGGCTCCATATTTTCAGATGAAGAGGTGCGGTATCCGTCCTCTGTATGAACAgcaagatgatgatgatgatgatgatgatgttgaatCAAACTCTGGAGAAATAGTCCAGGGCACCTCTCGTCGGTGCAGAACTCTCACTGATAGAGATTTAATAGCATACAAGCGGGACGCAACATATGATCTTCACCATTATGACACACTTATAAATAGTCTTAAGAATCAATCAGAACTCTGA